A genomic segment from Necator americanus strain Aroian chromosome III, whole genome shotgun sequence encodes:
- a CDS encoding hypothetical protein (NECATOR_CHRIII.G12823.T1): protein MVAIHFMKTLDEVQPQEQAGFRQGINCLGQIQTVSRVIEVPPPPHHTHCKGDATKRYCMVEAVQDGYITLRRKYENSVGTFAPVREATDQELHAHLFDLKVLPAAKTQ from the exons atggtggccatccacttcatgaa gacgctggatgaagttcagcctcaagaacaagctggattccgccaggggatCAACTGCTTGGGCCaaatccagaccgtgtcgagggtcattgAGGTTCCACCGCCTCCTCACCATACTCATTGCAAAGGGGATGCGACAAAGCGATACTGCATGGTCGAAGCTGTTCAAGATGGCTACATCACGTTACGGAGGAAATACGAGAACAGCGTGGGCACATTTGCACctgtcagggaagctacggatcAAGAGCTCCATGCTCATCTGTTTGACTTGAAAGTTCTTCCGGCAGCGAAGACGCAGTGA
- a CDS encoding hypothetical protein (NECATOR_CHRIII.G12823.T2), giving the protein MVAIHFMKSAAYMTTLDEVQPQEQAGFRQGINCLGQIQTVSRVIEVPPPPHHTHCKGDATKRYCMVEAVQDGYITLRRKYENSVGTFAPVREATDQELHAHLFDLKVLPAAKTQ; this is encoded by the exons atggtggccatccacttcatgaaGTCAGCGGCGTACATGAC gacgctggatgaagttcagcctcaagaacaagctggattccgccaggggatCAACTGCTTGGGCCaaatccagaccgtgtcgagggtcattgAGGTTCCACCGCCTCCTCACCATACTCATTGCAAAGGGGATGCGACAAAGCGATACTGCATGGTCGAAGCTGTTCAAGATGGCTACATCACGTTACGGAGGAAATACGAGAACAGCGTGGGCACATTTGCACctgtcagggaagctacggatcAAGAGCTCCATGCTCATCTGTTTGACTTGAAAGTTCTTCCGGCAGCGAAGACGCAGTGA
- a CDS encoding hypothetical protein (NECATOR_CHRIII.G12824.T1) translates to MKLLLLAAVVLLQICAAFGVERRKTTFTVMIVTNKLYEEEEVENDLEELNNELYELYKNYGNELDITGPSMKKSTKNISGLFSAAYRSIIRLEDCSKIKESAKKVRLEKNSMILYVEIKCKFRTLKFINKKNVKVGFRSPWRTNLVKTEENDQSSL, encoded by the exons ATGAAACTTCTTCTACTCGCTGCCGTTGTTCTACTCCAG ATCTGTGCTGCATTCGGAGTTGAACGGAGAAAAACGACATTCACGGTTATGATAGTCACCAATAAATTGTACGAGGAGGAAGAGGTAGAGAATGACTTAGAAGAGTTGAACAACGAG CTTTATGAACTTTACAAAAACTATGGAAATGAACTGGACATCACTGGTCcttctatgaaaaaaagcacaaagaaCATCAGCGGCTTGTTTTCCGCCGCTTACAGAAGCATAATTAGACTCGAAGATTGTTCGAAG ATAAAAGAGTCCGCAAAAAAAGTTCGGCTGGAAAAGAATTCCATGATCCTGTATGTTGAGATCAAATGCAAATTTCGCACGCTGAAATTCATCAACAAGAAGAACGTGAAAGT GGGTTTTCGATCGCCATGGAGGACAAATCTAGttaaaacagaagaaaatgatcAGAGTTCTCTGTAA
- a CDS encoding hypothetical protein (NECATOR_CHRIII.G12825.T1), which translates to MGLLACVNPFGILQDFLAECFYEYGLFISKHPRAFALGPLILTCILALGAFNVRMEDDLRFLYSPEHSRSRLEYQVHKNFTGASSNKVAENKRSMFLTEDTDAAPENEKRRLD; encoded by the exons ATGGGATTGCTCGCTTGTGTGAATCCCTTTGGGATCCTTCAGGATTTTTTGGCCGAATGTTTCTATGAGTACGGACTTTTTATCAGCAAACATCCACGTGCATTTGCACTTGGGCCACTAATTTTAACATGTATTCTTGCATTGGGAGCATTCAACGTCAGAATGGAG GACGACTTGCGTTTCCTGTATTCACCGGAACATTCCAGATCTAGATTAGAATATCAGGttcataaaaatttcacaGGAGCATCATCAAACAA AGTTGCTGAAAACAAACGAAGCATGTTTCTGACCGAAGATACTGACGCGGCGCCAGAAAATGAGAAGCGGAGATTGGATTAA
- a CDS encoding hypothetical protein (NECATOR_CHRIII.G12825.T2), which translates to MLQDLLRIDKMDDRWMCNKTNTAYISRRNLLSTNDECTVIHLTYVAPSALGFLQSNHVKFDTLCSSEKGMQVGVCGNCSRVVSTQSETVSMASRRRQTYMDQGTTLRHFAKTVVNLSSGLLLARLPIPRSRNVGCVELLLSLRDPAGGRTSAVHRSSTPSVTSTPLLGGKPLWMDFLAECFYEYGLFISKHPRAFALGPLILTCILALGAFNVRMEDDLRFLYSPEHSRSRLEYQVHKNFTGASSNK; encoded by the exons atgTTACAGGATCTcttgagaatcgacaagatggacgacagatggatgtgcaacaaaaccaacaccgcctacatttcgcgacggaacctcctctccacgaatgacgagtgtaccgtcattcatctgacgtacgtcgctccttctgcacttggtttcctgcagagcaatcacgtgaaatttgatacgctctgcagctccgagaagggcatgcaggtcggcgtctgtggaaactgttctcgcgttgtaagtacacagtctgagacagtctccatggcgagtc gtcgtcgccaaacctatatggatcagggaaccaccttgcgacattttgccaagacggtggtgaatcttagcagtggtttactcttagctaggcttccgattccgagaagtcggaatgtcggatgtgtcgaactccttctcagcttgagagaccctgccggaggacgaacatccgctgtgcatcgcagttcgacgcccagcgtcacctccacgccactattaggcggtaaaccgttgtggatg GATTTTTTGGCCGAATGTTTCTATGAGTACGGACTTTTTATCAGCAAACATCCACGTGCATTTGCACTTGGGCCACTAATTTTAACATGTATTCTTGCATTGGGAGCATTCAACGTCAGAATGGAG GACGACTTGCGTTTCCTGTATTCACCGGAACATTCCAGATCTAGATTAGAATATCAGGttcataaaaatttcacaGGAGCATCATCAAACAAGTAA
- a CDS encoding hypothetical protein (NECATOR_CHRIII.G12826.T1), producing the protein MRIGRVLRGAGGSSPQREVLLQIRCRRLQRKTQTGKATEEEYRVGRFGLGDRNENGNRLAGLLSAARLFHGNSLFMKKDHRRWTWESPNGATRAEIDHILTNRRWCLLDVSVVPSFCSGSDHRLLRAKIRLSHTMEKNICYRQRRRKEVVYDDCVLEDSLSQGDWHIEEDPNVDYEMLLRGLRACAERASKSRTTNLDRISKTTKELLGRRRALRLDPNASHIERLVANTSCRKTLQEDFLKYRQKKILEAAQRRTSLKKCRTDLREYNVPLATLLSEDGTRTSSRRGMEIITEKFYSNLFRSSSPVSSPIIPTGEAPPRILPSEVRVAIKSMKPGTAPGPDFISADFLRAGGHPLHVILAAHMISYLQKERIADQWKTSRTVLIHKKVFTKIILTRISRTLDEAQPQEQAGFRQGFSCLDHIQTVSRVIQVCREYRLPLVLTFVDYEKAFDSVETNAILSTLVDQGVDASYVRTLANCYERCTTRIQLFHRPLTIPIGKGVRQGDTISPKLFTAALQWIMKSLSWEERGIRVDGRFLSNLRFADDIVLFSSSTNEAETMLNELNEAGKRIRLRINRKKTQFMKDAHCEDGGVQLEGSQIVETPSYVYLGRSMNMENDLKEEY; encoded by the exons AtgcgaattggacgcgttttacgaggagctggaggaagtagtccgcaacgagaagtccttttacaaattcgttgtcggagacttcaacgcaaaacgcaaacaggaaaggccacagaagaggaatacagggttggaagatttggactaggggaccggaatgaaaatggcaatcgtctcgctggGCTATTGTctgccgctcgcctctttcatgggaactctcttttcatgaaaaaagatcatcgtcggtggacatgggaatcgcccaatggcgcgactcgtgcggagatcgaccacatactcaccaaccggaggtggtgtctacttgacgtctcagtagtaccatccttttgtagtggttctgatcaccgtctccttcgtgcgaaaatacgacttagccacacgatggaaaagaacatctgctatcggcaacgaaggagaaaagaagtcgtctacgacgattgcgttctcgaggactccttgtcccaaggtgactggcacatcgaggaggacccaaacgtggactacgagatgctgctcagaggattacgagcctgtgcagaacgtgcctcgaagtcgcgcacgacaaacttggatcgaatttcgaagaccaccaaggaattgttaggaagaagaagggctttgaggcttgatccgaatgcatcgcacattgagcggttagtagcaaacactagctgcagaaaaacgttgcaggaggattttttgaagtacaggcagaagaagattctagaagcagcacaaagaagaacgagtctaaagaagtgccgcacggatctccgcgaatataatgttccgctagcaaccttgctgagcgaagatgggactcgcacgtcttctcgccgtgggatggaaatcattacggagaagTTCTattcgaaccttttccgttcatcatctcctgtgtcaagcccaatcatccccactggcgaagctccaccacggattctcccttcggaagtacgagtcgctatcaagagcatgaaacctggcacagcccccggacctgattttatatcagcagactttcttcgggctggtggccatccgcttcatgtaatattagcagcgcacatgatatcctatcttcaaaaagaaaggatcgcagaccagtggaagacctcgcgaaccgttcttatccataagaaag tattcaccaagatcatcctcacacgcatatctagaacgctggatgaagcccagcctcaggaacaagctggattccgccaagggttcagctgcttggaccacatccagaccgtgtcgagggtcatacaggtttgccgggaataccgcctgccccttgttctaaccttcgtcgactatgagaaagcctttgacagcgtagaaacgaatgcaatactgtcaacgctggtcgatcaaggtgtggacgcgtcgtatgtgaggacattagccaattgctacgaacgatgcacgactaggatacagcttttccaccgccctctcaccatacccattggaaagggggtacgacaaggcgatactatatcgccgaagctgttcacggctgcattgcaatggataatgaaatcactatcctgggaagaaaggggcatacgtgttgatggaagatttctttcgaaccttcgtttcgcggacgacatcgttctcttttcgagcagtaccaatgaagcagaaacgatgctcaacgaattgaacgaagcagggaagagaataagactacgaataaacagaaagaagacacagttcatgaaggacgcccactgcgaggacggaggagtacaacttgaaggctcccaaatcgtggaaactccgtcatacgtatacctcggacgttctatgaacatggaaaacgacttgaaggaagaataCTGA
- a CDS encoding hypothetical protein (NECATOR_CHRIII.G12827.T1), with amino-acid sequence MRAAWAAFAAVREATDQLTDQDLRAHLFDSTVLPSLCYAAETWADTAATSRKLLTTHRALERCLLKFNRRTQHLAGLRSSDLRGMSRLRDPAEYVSKEKHRWAGHIMRRINDRWTKRTLEWIPRDAKRPRGRPPTR; translated from the coding sequence atgagagcagcatgggcagcattcgcagccgtcagggaagctacggaccaactgacagaccaagatcttcgtgcccatctgttcgactcgacagtccttccatcgctctgttacgcagcggagacgtgggcagacaccgcggccacgtctaggaagttacttactacccacagagcccttgagagatgtctcctgaagtttaaccggcgcacacaacaccttgccggtcttcgtagctccgacttaagaggaatgtcccgtcttcgcgacccagcagaatatgtatcgaaagaaaaacatagatgggccggtcacatcatgagaagaatcaacgatagatggactaaaagaacgctagagtggatcccaagggacgctaaacgcccccgagggagaccgccaacgagatag
- a CDS encoding hypothetical protein (NECATOR_CHRIII.G12828.T1), translating into MIRFIAFFTIIHVILGCGPATGPLLPAMVALFTDENFDAAKTAYYKSLATDLMKNVFSKYGLPYIEGWAQITPRNDGGMVTIDVKISSVDCGQLHQLVTLLKNEIFLIEYAGYRCGSNPIVYVR; encoded by the exons ATGATTCGCTTTATAGCGTTTTTCACCATCATCCACGTTATTTTG GGATGCGGTCCTGCGACAGGACCACTACTACCGGCAATGGTTGCCCTGTTCACTGATGAAAATTTCGACGCAGCAAAAACTGCCTACTACAAATCATTGGCAACAGATCTA atGAAGAATGTCTTTAGTAAATATGGGCTCCCATACATAGAAGGTTGGGCGCAAATAACACCACGAAATGACGGCGGGATGGTCACTATAGATGTGAAGATTTCGAGTGTGGATTGTGGACAG CTACATCAACTTGTCACTCTGCTGAAGAATGAAATCTTCCTCATCGAATACGCGGGTTACCGATGTGGATCGAATCCTATAGTTTATGTACgataa
- a CDS encoding hypothetical protein (NECATOR_CHRIII.G12829.T2), with translation MGVSSLNMLEPILFDLQLEFAQNLPIRRYSTSGGISRLDRTVCQRLVSSDLPSSPPFRGFFSDQEPFSSKSLETSSAANPTSRFKAAHRLERLLQEVVNWQTVSENAVLAYAVNRRLAGKAPCQGNWAMTTSTSNSSFVRIILNESFRNSVTAVDRLSDRLMAVKVDTREVELRVVSAYAPQVGCSEEEKVCFWEDLEQYVQPLEGEEVLLIGGDVNGHVGSRKDGFESCHGGYGCGALNDDGLRILEYALASDLIIANTQNRERKSHLITYTNGGPETQIDFWMLHRRDRRLLRDSKVIPTDHVAAQHHLLVIHLKIFRPRKRHPRTETQRIKWWNLKDRKRNKDVQAAIREKRSKCKLWWRIRHPEDRDAHLAEKREARKAVFMAKTDRYKAVYDMLDTREGERAVYRIVRARHRLTLDMEHTEIVQGILMKPFCAALGPVLPNTALEVSAALPKMKTNKATSPEIEGSEEGDDAETLARITINNNLGSA, from the exons ATGGGAGTGTCGTCCTTAAATATGCTCGAGCCGAtactgttcgatcttcagttAGAGTTCGCACAGAATCTacccatccgtcgctattccacaaGCGGCGGAATTTCACGTCTTGACCGAACTGTTTGTCAACGCCTagtgtcctcagatcttccttcatcACCTCCGTTCAGAGGTTTCTTTTCCGATCAGGAGCCCTTTTCCAGTAAGAGTCTGGAAACATcctctgctgcaaatcctacctcacgcttCAAAGCGGCGCATCG GTTGGAACGTTTACTgcaagaagtcgtgaactggcagacagtctcagaaaacgccgtgttggcATATGCTGTAAACAGAAGACTCGCTGGAAAAGCTCCATGTCAAGGGAATTGGGCGATGACTACAAGCACATCAAATAGCAGTTTCGTtcgtatcatattgaacgagtcgtttagaaacagcgtcacagcggtggatcgactatcggatcgcctgatggctgtaaaagtggACACgagagaagtggaattgcgagtcgtctctgcttatgcgccacaagTGGgttgtagtgaagaagagaaggtgtgcttttgggaagatctggagcagtacgtccaacccctggaaggcgaagaagtacttctaatcggaggagacgtcaacggacatgtcggttctcggaaagacgggttcgagagttgtcatggtggatacggctgTGGAGCTcttaacgacgacgggttgcgaatcctggagtatgctcttgcaagtgacttgatcattgccaACACGCAAAATCgggaaagaaaatcgcatttgatcacttACACCAACGGAGGTcctgaaacacaaatagatttctggatgttacatcgacgagatcgccgactacttcgggattcaaaagtcatccctacagaccatgtcgctgcccaacatcATTTGCTCGTCATACACTTGAAAATCTTCCGTCCTAGGAaaagacatccaaggactgaaacacagcgcatcaaatggtggaatctgaaggatcgaaagag AAACAAGGacgttcaggcggcaattcgtgaaaAGAGGTCCAAAtgtaagctctggtggaggataCGTCATCCTGAAGATCGTGATGCTCACCTAGCAGAGAAGAGGGAGGCCAGGAAGGCAGTCTTCATGGCGAAAAccgaccgctacaaggctgtgtacgacatgcttgataccagagaaggcgagagGGCAGTGTATCGTATAGTCAGAGCGCGCCATCGCttaacgttggatatggagcacaccgaAATCGTTCAGGGAATTCTGATgaagccgttctgcgccgccctg ggtcctgttctacccaATACTGCACTCGAAGTTAGTGCCGCCCTCCCAAAAATGAAGACAAACAAGGCAACCAGTCCTGAGATCGAGG gttccgaagaaggcgacgacgccgaaacgttagccagaataacgatcaataacaatcttggttctgcttaa
- a CDS encoding hypothetical protein (NECATOR_CHRIII.G12829.T1): MPQRCPTSSPVLGPRLERLLQEVVNWQTVSENAVLAYAVNRRLAGKAPCQGNWAMTTSTSNSSFVRIILNESFRNSVTAVDRLSDRLMAVKVDTREVELRVVSAYAPQVGCSEEEKVCFWEDLEQYVQPLEGEEVLLIGGDVNGHVGSRKDGFESCHGGYGCGALNDDGLRILEYALASDLIIANTQNRERKSHLITYTNGGPETQIDFWMLHRRDRRLLRDSKVIPTDHVAAQHHLLVIHLKIFRPRKRHPRTETQRIKWWNLKDRKRNKDVQAAIREKRSKCKLWWRIRHPEDRDAHLAEKREARKAVFMAKTDRYKAVYDMLDTREGERAVYRIVRARHRLTLDMEHTEIVQGILMKPFCAALGPVLPNTALEVSAALPKMKTNKATSPEIEGSEEGDDAETLARITINNNLGSA, translated from the exons atgccacaaaggtgtccgactagtagcccggtccttgggccaag GTTGGAACGTTTACTgcaagaagtcgtgaactggcagacagtctcagaaaacgccgtgttggcATATGCTGTAAACAGAAGACTCGCTGGAAAAGCTCCATGTCAAGGGAATTGGGCGATGACTACAAGCACATCAAATAGCAGTTTCGTtcgtatcatattgaacgagtcgtttagaaacagcgtcacagcggtggatcgactatcggatcgcctgatggctgtaaaagtggACACgagagaagtggaattgcgagtcgtctctgcttatgcgccacaagTGGgttgtagtgaagaagagaaggtgtgcttttgggaagatctggagcagtacgtccaacccctggaaggcgaagaagtacttctaatcggaggagacgtcaacggacatgtcggttctcggaaagacgggttcgagagttgtcatggtggatacggctgTGGAGCTcttaacgacgacgggttgcgaatcctggagtatgctcttgcaagtgacttgatcattgccaACACGCAAAATCgggaaagaaaatcgcatttgatcacttACACCAACGGAGGTcctgaaacacaaatagatttctggatgttacatcgacgagatcgccgactacttcgggattcaaaagtcatccctacagaccatgtcgctgcccaacatcATTTGCTCGTCATACACTTGAAAATCTTCCGTCCTAGGAaaagacatccaaggactgaaacacagcgcatcaaatggtggaatctgaaggatcgaaagag AAACAAGGacgttcaggcggcaattcgtgaaaAGAGGTCCAAAtgtaagctctggtggaggataCGTCATCCTGAAGATCGTGATGCTCACCTAGCAGAGAAGAGGGAGGCCAGGAAGGCAGTCTTCATGGCGAAAAccgaccgctacaaggctgtgtacgacatgcttgataccagagaaggcgagagGGCAGTGTATCGTATAGTCAGAGCGCGCCATCGCttaacgttggatatggagcacaccgaAATCGTTCAGGGAATTCTGATgaagccgttctgcgccgccctg ggtcctgttctacccaATACTGCACTCGAAGTTAGTGCCGCCCTCCCAAAAATGAAGACAAACAAGGCAACCAGTCCTGAGATCGAGG gttccgaagaaggcgacgacgccgaaacgttagccagaataacgatcaataacaatcttggttctgcttaa
- a CDS encoding hypothetical protein (NECATOR_CHRIII.G12830.T1) — protein MIRLVSFFAITYVTLGCGPAPGTPPQQQQSAVVGLFTDENFDPAQADYYRTLAINLMKNVFESYGIPYVDNWAQISSRDDGGKVTIDVRIPSIDCQQLHQLVTLLKNEIFLIEYAGYRCGSNPIVYVR, from the exons ATGATTCGCCTTGTGTCGTTTTTCGCCATTACTTATGTTACATTG GGATGTGGTCCTGCGCCGGGAACACCACCACAGCAACAACAATCGGCAGTCGTTGGTTTGTTCACTGATGAAAATTTCGACCCAGCCCAAGCCGATTACTACAGAACTTTGGCCATAAATCTA ATGAAAAATGTCTTTGAGTCCTACGGAATCCCTTACGTTGATAACTGGGCGCAAATATCGTCACGAGATGATGGTGGAAAAGTCACTATAGATGTGAGGATTCCGAGTATTGATTGTCAACAG CTACATCAACTTGTCACTCTGCtgaagaatgaaattttcctcatCGAATACGCCGGTTACCGGTGTGGATCGAATCCGATAGTTTATGTACGATAA
- a CDS encoding hypothetical protein (NECATOR_CHRIII.G12831.T1) encodes MNPHVIMLAIVSHVIEWFRLLQCRRAYCLLSVVNYTNGLIIASWLFGAHGDVLDLLYCIASCLFGIAVTALYLNTPLLMIPDVIYKMTISFCALFYAIQELDTGADGAPCHLLLVVAAVVLQFTENYVLFLSLSAKQLEMQQLVQRRPPPNYDQLSVLERCQQSGLRVTAKLTQLQQTNEITRPETPPPCYELAVEALKASSQQCS; translated from the exons ATGAATCCACATGTGATCATGCTTGCAATTGTCAGTCATGTTATCGAATGGTTCCGTTTACTGCAG TGCCGAAGAGCATACTGTTTGCTGTCGGTTGTGAACTATACAAATGGACTTATCATCGCGTCATGGTTATTTGGTGCTCATGGTGATGTGCTTGATCTTTTATACTGTATCGCATCGTGTCTGTTCGGAATCGCAGTCACCGCTCTATACTTGAATACACCATTGCTCATGATTCCAGATGTGATTTATAAG ATgactatttctttttgtgcaCTGTTCTACGCCATACAAGAATTGGATACTGGAGCAGATGGAGCTCCATGTCATCTACTTCTAGTTGTAGCTGCGGTTGTGCTGCAATTCACTGAG AACTACGTTCTATTCTTATCCTTATCGGCGAAACAACTTGAAATGCAACAATTAGTACAGCGCCGACCACCGCCCAACTACGATCAGTTGTCCGTTTTGGAGCGGTGCCAACAATCCG GACTACGCGTTACGGCTAAATTAACTCAGCtacaacaaacaaatgagATAACTCGTCCAGAAACACCGCCACCCTGCTATGAGCTTGCCGTAGAAGCGCTTAAAGCATCATCACAGCAATGCTcatga
- a CDS encoding hypothetical protein (NECATOR_CHRIII.G12832.T2), giving the protein MTCGQKTKRWFRKYFLEGQHLEDDAAEELQNLPEHPTWHDLIFIKYRKFVAMLIPFVLMQSFWWMLAIRWNFFQWYPEYWHMPVTMILGSFVGGMTSEGSGAVAFPVMTLALHIAPGIARDFSLMIQSCGMTSALMCVLFMKVKIETRAVILGTLGAIPGFVVGVHFIDPLFSGPQKKMLFVSIWTAFAIALGILNSQKKRATFREIPEFCFWKGFVLFVTGFVGGVFDAFAGSGVDICIFSIITLLFRVTEKTATPTTVVLKGINAVIGFYYRAAMMGDVSEMAWKYFALSIPVSSITGPVGSFLGSHLHRQVVAGFVYVLELVALTGFLFTRPSWQLIATGGCIIFGGFVFFSFISKSGQYILKNLEEKEAKQRRQAGNV; this is encoded by the exons ATGACTTGTGgacaaaaaacgaaacgatggttccgaaaatattttctggaag GTCAACATCTGGAAGATGATGCTGCGGAAGAACTGCAAAACCTGCCCGAACATCCCACTTGGCATGATTTGATCTTCATTAAATACAGAAAATTTGTTGCTATGCTGATCCCATTTGTGTTGATGCAG TCGTTTTGGTGGATGCTTGCCATTCGATGGAATTTCTTCCAATGGTATCCTGAATATTGGCACATGCCGGTCACAATGATTCTTGGTTCATTTGTTGGAG GTATGACCTCAGAGGGTAGTGGTGCAGTGGCGTTCCCTGTCATGACATTGGCGCTGCATATCGCTCCCGGCATTGCCCGAGACTTTTCCCTGATGATACAGTCATGCG GCATGACCTCAGCGTTAATGTGTGTGCTGTTCATGAAAGTGAAAATCGAGACTCGTGCTGTTATCCTAGGAACATTGGGAGCGATCCCAGGTTTCGTTGTCGGTGTGCACTTT ATCGATCCACTGTTTTCTGGACctcagaagaaaatgttgttcGTGTCAATTTGGACCGCGTTCGCTATTGCGCTTGGGATTTTGAATTCTCAAAAGAAGAGGGCCACATTCAGAGAAATCCCAGAGTTTTGTTTCTGGAAAGGTTTCGTGCTGTTCGTTACCGGCTTTGTTGGAG GCGTGTTCGATGCGTTCGCTGGTTCTGGTGTTGATATTTGCATCTTCTCAATCATCACATTGTTGTTCCGTGTCACGGAAAAGACGGCCACACCCACCACTGTTGTGCTCAAAG GAATAAACGCTGTGATTGGATTCTACTATCGTGCCGCAATGATGGGAGATGTGTCGGAGATGGCTTGGAAATACTTCGCGCTATCAATTCCCGTCTCATCGATCACCGGACCTGTTGGAAGTTTCCTCGGATCACATCTACATAGACAG GTTGTTGCCGGTTTCGTCTACGTTCTGGAATTAGTAGCGCTAACTGGATTCCTTTTCACAAGACCATCATGGCAATTAATCGCCACTGGAG GCTGCATTATCTTTGGCGGTTTTGTGTTCTTCTCATTCATCTCAAAATCTGGTCAGTATATCCTCaagaatttggaagaaaaagaagcgaaacaACGAAGACAAGCCGGAAATGTTTGA